The Cyclobacteriaceae bacterium DNA segment TTAAAGGATTCAAGTCACGATTAATTTCCTGAACCGCTACCAGGTCAAATCTCGAAATCACTTCAGCCAGGTAGTGAAACGTTTCCGGCAGGCGAGGTCCGTTCCCGAATTTGTTGGAATCGAAATCCCGGATGTTCCAGGTGGCCAGCAGCAATGAGTCTGGTTTAGTAGGAGGGACTGTTGAATCAAGTTGCTGACGTAGATCGAGAAGCCTCTCCAAAACCCGGTTTCGTACAGGTTCTTCGTAGTTGCGAATGGTGTAGTAGCGGGGCATTGATATGAAGTTACACGGAATCTTTTAAAAATCCTTAATACTCCATTCTTATAGGTAAAAAGATTGAAGCTGATAGCCCGTTTCATTACAGAATGGAGCGCTGCGAAACCTTTAGTTATTGTTGTTTGTGCGAATAGCCCTTGGCAAGCTGCAGCACAGATTTTAAGTGCAGGTGTGACCTTTTGCAGCAAGGAGTGACAAATAAGACCTTATAACTCTATTCAAAATTTTAAATGCTTATCTAAGTTATAGGGATCATTGCAACCCAATTGTTCCATTACCTGTTTTAGCTGCGTTTTTAAGATAGCAATAGTATGATTGCCTCCCTGATCACCCAGCGCAGCCACTCCATACATAAATGAGCGACCCAAAAAAGTAAATTCTGCACCGCTTGCCAGAATTCTGGCCACATCAGGCCCTGACCGAATCCCGCTGTCCATCATTATCTTGATCTGGTGTTTGAATTTTTTTACAATAGGTACAAGTGAATGAATGGCAGATTCACCAGCGTCTAGCTGACGTCCACCATGATTGGATATGATTATACCATCTAAACCCATACGGATTGCCGTTTCAGCATCTTCTTCACTTGCCACCCCTTTCAACACCAATCTTCCTTTCCATTGGTCACGGATTTGTGCAATCTTTTCCTCATTAAGCCTTCCTGAAAATGTGCGATCCATAAACTGACCTAGTTGTTTCATGCTTTGACCTTTTGGCATATAGGGTTTCAATGTAGCAAACGTAGGCTGACCGTTAAGTAAAGTACTCAATGCCCAATGAGGTTTACTGATGATTTGAAGAATATTTTTTAGCGTCATTCGTGGCGGCATAGCCAAGCCATTGCGAATATCGCGGGGGCGGTAGCCAAATGTTGGCACATCGCAGAGCAATACCAAAACAGGATAACTTGCAGCACTCAACCTTTTAAGAATATCATCACGCAATTCTCTTTCAGCAGGATGATAGAGTTGAAACCAAGCGTTGCCTTGTGTGATCTCACTAATACGTTCGATGCTCGCAGTAGTTACTGTACTTAAGATAAAAGGAATATTATGTTGAGTTGCGGCAGCAGCCAATATCTCTGCAGCTTTCGGCCACATCAAACCCTGAAGTCCAACAGGGGCAATACCAAAAGGAGCATCATAGGTGTGACCAAATAATTCAGTCTTCAAGTTAACATTGACAGCTGATTTCAAATATTGAGGAATTAAATCTACCTTGCGAATTTCGTCCGTGTTTTTAT contains these protein-coding regions:
- a CDS encoding alpha-hydroxy acid oxidase, with product MNWNYNRTYPSIEDLREKAKKRIPRFAFEYLDGGCNEDVNLHKNTDEIRKVDLIPQYLKSAVNVNLKTELFGHTYDAPFGIAPVGLQGLMWPKAAEILAAAATQHNIPFILSTVTTASIERISEITQGNAWFQLYHPAERELRDDILKRLSAASYPVLVLLCDVPTFGYRPRDIRNGLAMPPRMTLKNILQIISKPHWALSTLLNGQPTFATLKPYMPKGQSMKQLGQFMDRTFSGRLNEEKIAQIRDQWKGRLVLKGVASEEDAETAIRMGLDGIIISNHGGRQLDAGESAIHSLVPIVKKFKHQIKIMMDSGIRSGPDVARILASGAEFTFLGRSFMYGVAALGDQGGNHTIAILKTQLKQVMEQLGCNDPYNLDKHLKF